From Amycolatopsis sp. WQ 127309:
GTCATCCGCCAGCCGGTGAGGTACGTGAGCGGCGGTTCGCCAACCAGCGCCGTGAAGCGCGCGGCGAACGCGGCGCGGGACAAGCCGGTCTCGGCGGCGAGCGCGGCGACCGTCCAGCGGCGGGCCGGGTCCTCGTGCAGCAGCCGCAGCGCGTCGCCGACGGCCGGTTCGGCCAGCGCCCGGTACCAGGCGGGCGGCTCAGCGCCCGGCCGGGCGCACCACGCCCGCAACGCCAGCACGAGCACCAGGTCCAGCAACCGGGCCAGGACGGCGTCCTGGCCCGGTTCGTCGCGGCCGGCCTCGGTGGCGAGCAGCGCCAGCGCGCCGCCGGTCCGCGGTCCGGCGGGCACGATCGCCAGTGGTGGCAGCATGTCCAGCAGTCGCCCGCCCGCGTCGCCGCGGAGTTCGTAGCCGCCGCGGAGCATGGTCGTGGCTCCAGGCAGGCCGTCGCCGTACGTGCGGGGCGCCCGGGTCCGCTGGTCCGCGGCCTCGCCGCCGTCGAGGAAGTGCTTCTTTCCTTGCCGGATCACGAATCGGGCCGGTGTCGCCGGGTCGTCGGCGATCGTGTGCGGGCCGGGTCCCTTGATGAGCGCAATGTCGCCGGCGGCCGGCCGCACGGGAGCGGCGTCGCCGAGCCGGATCGACGCGGGGCCGCCGAGGGTGGTCAGGATGGTGAGCGGCGGCGGGTCGGCGTAGGTCACCGCCCACGGCGGCCGCTGGATCAGCTGCCGCACGAGCGCGTGGTTCGCGCGGGCCCGGTCCAGCAGATCACTCAGGACGTCCACGCGACTCACGGTAGACGATCGCAAAGGTATCCACGACGTTCTCCCATGGATCGTCCACGTTCCGGAGAGTTGGCTTCCGGGCATGACGAACACCCTGATCCTCGGCGGCACCGGCAAGACCGGCAGCCGCGTCGCCCGCCACCTGAAGGACGGCGGTCACCCGGCGAAAGTGGCGTCGCGCACCGGCGGCTTCGACCTGGGTGACGCGACGACCTGGGCGCCCGCGCTCGACGGCGTCACCGCCGCCTACGTCGTCGAACCCGACCTGCGGGCGAGCGGCGACCGCATCCCGCGGTTCGTGGCCCAAGCGGTCTCCGCGGGCGTGCGACGGCTGGTGCTGCTGTCGGCCGGCGGCGTCGGGGAGGCCGGCGACGGCCATCCGCTGAAGGCCGCCGAACAGGCCGTGCGCGAGTCCGGTGCCGGGTGGACGATCCTGCGGCCGGACTGGTTCGCGCAGAACTTCGGCGAGGGCCCGTGGCTGCCGGAGATCCTCGCCGGCACCCTGTCCCTGCCCACCGGCGACGGCCGCACGCCGTTCATCGACGCCGGTGACATCGCCGAAGTCGCCGCGTCGGCCTTGACCGGCAGCCGGCACGACGGCCGGACCTACCAGCTGACCGGCCCCCGGGCGCTCAGCTTCGGCGAGGCGGTCGACGTGATCGGCCAGGCCACCGGACGCGTGCTCCGCCACGTCGACGTCGCTCCCGAAGTCCACATCGGACAGTTGATCGCGAACGGCGTCCCACCCGGTGTCGCCCAGCTGCTCACCGGCATCCTGGTGGCCATCCGCGACGGCACGGCGCCCGCGCCGACCGGTGACGTCGAACGCGCCCTCGGCCGGCCGGCGCGGTCGTTCGAGGACTACGTCGCCGAAACGGCCGCCGCGGGGGTGTGGACCTGACGGCCTACCCCTGGTCCATCCCCGAGAAGAACTCGGCGATCTCCCGGGGCGCCGTCGGCGTGAAGCACCACTCGAGTCCTTGCGCGGACCCGTGCGCGGCTTCTTCGGCGCGCGGGAACATCGCCGTTTCGTACTGCGTCAGGGCGGTTTCGACGTCGTCCGGGTGCTCGATGATCGCGCGGGCGAGGTCGGCGCCGTCGATCAGGGCGAGGTTCGCGCCCTCGCCCGCGTACGGGGACATCACGTGCGCGGCGTCGCCGACGAGCGTCACGCCCGGGACGCGGTCCCAGCGGTGCCCGGCCGGGAGGCCGAAGATCCGGCGCGGCGTGATCGTGTCCTCGCAGTGGCGGATGAGGTCGGTCAGTTCCGGGGCCCAGCCGGCGAACTCCTCCAGGAGGGCGCCGCGGGCCGCGGCCGGATCGGTCCAGTCGACGCCGCCGGCGGACAGCCAGTCCTCGGGGACGCGGAAGGAGGCGCCGAGTTCGATGTCGTTTCCGCCGTGGCCCAGGAGACCCTTGTTGTCGGACAACGCGAAGACCATGCCGGGCCCGATGAGCGCGGCCAGTTCCGGGTGCCGCGCCGGCGCGTCCGGGATGCGGATCTCGACGTGGGAGACCCCGCAGTACTCCGGGGTCGCGGCCGACAGCAGCGGCCGCACCTTCGACCAGGTGCCGTCCGCACCGACCAGGAGTCCGGTGGTGGTCGTGGTGCCGTCGGCGAAGGTCAGCTCGTGCCGGCCGTCGCCGAGGGTGCGGGCCGCGGTGACCTTGTGGTCCCAGACGATGCTGCCGGGGTCGAGCGAGCCGACGAGCAGGTCGCGCAGCACGGTCCGGTCGATCTCCGGCCGGC
This genomic window contains:
- a CDS encoding NAD(P)H-binding protein; its protein translation is MTNTLILGGTGKTGSRVARHLKDGGHPAKVASRTGGFDLGDATTWAPALDGVTAAYVVEPDLRASGDRIPRFVAQAVSAGVRRLVLLSAGGVGEAGDGHPLKAAEQAVRESGAGWTILRPDWFAQNFGEGPWLPEILAGTLSLPTGDGRTPFIDAGDIAEVAASALTGSRHDGRTYQLTGPRALSFGEAVDVIGQATGRVLRHVDVAPEVHIGQLIANGVPPGVAQLLTGILVAIRDGTAPAPTGDVERALGRPARSFEDYVAETAAAGVWT
- a CDS encoding NAD(P)/FAD-dependent oxidoreductase — encoded protein: MTSSSVTIVGAGLSGLVLARILQTHGIPATVHELDATAGARRQGGSLDIHEDTGQLALREAGLYDEFRRHTHPQGEHVRVLDKKAHVFVDAGPDGGEGGRPEIDRTVLRDLLVGSLDPGSIVWDHKVTAARTLGDGRHELTFADGTTTTTGLLVGADGTWSKVRPLLSAATPEYCGVSHVEIRIPDAPARHPELAALIGPGMVFALSDNKGLLGHGGNDIELGASFRVPEDWLSAGGVDWTDPAAARGALLEEFAGWAPELTDLIRHCEDTITPRRIFGLPAGHRWDRVPGVTLVGDAAHVMSPYAGEGANLALIDGADLARAIIEHPDDVETALTQYETAMFPRAEEAAHGSAQGLEWCFTPTAPREIAEFFSGMDQG